The Thermococcus sibiricus MM 739 DNA window TCATTATAACCCCCTCATCACTTTATAACCTCTTTCAAAATTTGTTCCATCTGGGTATTTGACCTTGATAACACGTTTGCTGTATGGGAGAATGAAATTAATGTTTAGGACTCCATTTAGGCCTTTCTCGATAACTTTAAAGTTATGACCATATAATGCAAAATCAATGGGTTCGTTATCTTTTAATTCATAAGGTTCGTGAGCCAAAGCCAGTCTAATTCCCTCTATGTCTATGATATCCCTAGGCTTTACTATTTTTGCCTTTTTAGAAAATTTTCTGAGTATTTTTGGGTCATCTTCATTTCCAGGCACTATATATACTGTGGCATTAGAGTTTTCTAGGATATCTAAAAGTTTTTGAACTCTCTTTTTATATCTCTCTTTAAGTTCGGGTCGTCTTTCGAGTTTTATATTATCTACAAGATCTCCGGTATGAATTATGTACGCTGGTCTACTCTTTTCTATTAAGTTTAGAATGAATGGGTATATGTTATCCGGTGTATCACTTATGTGCATGATCTTTGGTTCTGAAGTTTCGAGTAATGCCTCTGGGAGTCCCCTCCTCCGTAGAAAGCTCGGTAAATTAAGTTTCATCTTAGATTATTTTCACGATAACATTTTATATAGGTTTCTTCCAACAAAGGGAGGTGATCTATAATGAAGGTTTTAATACTTGGAGCAGGGAATGTTGGAAAGGCTATAGCTTGGGATTTAAAAGATGAGTTTGAGGTTTCTGTTGGCGATGTAAGTGAAAGGAGATTAGAAGAACTCTCAAAATTTGCAGAAACCATAAAAATAGATGCTTCGAACTTTAATGAACTAGTCGAAATCATGCGGCAATTTGAATTAGTTATTGGAGCACTGCCGGGCAGGTTCGGTTATTCTACTGTTAAAGCTGCAATTAA harbors:
- a CDS encoding metallophosphoesterase family protein, translating into MKLNLPSFLRRRGLPEALLETSEPKIMHISDTPDNIYPFILNLIEKSRPAYIIHTGDLVDNIKLERRPELKERYKKRVQKLLDILENSNATVYIVPGNEDDPKILRKFSKKAKIVKPRDIIDIEGIRLALAHEPYELKDNEPIDFALYGHNFKVIEKGLNGVLNINFILPYSKRVIKVKYPDGTNFERGYKVMRGL